Proteins encoded within one genomic window of Candidatus Omnitrophota bacterium:
- the thiL gene encoding thiamine-phosphate kinase — translation MQINKLGEFGLIERIKKTIKTDASVIKGIGDDCAVLKLDKSRFLLCTCDMIIEGVDFVKGEDPFLVGRKALAISISDIAACAGTPRYCLVSLGLPKNTRVEMIDRIYRGMNSLAGKYKINIVGGDMSSSDKLTIDVTMIGEVDKKKLVLRSGAKTGDIIFVTGRFGGSIKGKHLKFTPCLEEARFLTRNFRVNSMIDASDGLCQDLGHILKESAAGAVLYEDLIPLSKEASGIRDGLSSGEDFELIFTLGIKEGRRLIASKKMFYPIGHIVNREYGLQFVDKHGRQKKIDPAGFRHY, via the coding sequence ATGCAGATCAATAAATTAGGCGAGTTTGGGCTTATCGAGCGGATAAAAAAGACCATTAAAACCGATGCTTCGGTCATTAAGGGCATAGGCGACGACTGCGCCGTGCTCAAACTGGACAAGAGCCGTTTTCTGTTATGTACCTGCGATATGATAATCGAGGGCGTGGATTTCGTAAAAGGCGAAGATCCTTTTCTGGTCGGCAGGAAGGCCCTGGCTATATCCATAAGCGATATTGCCGCCTGCGCCGGTACCCCGCGCTACTGCCTGGTTAGCCTGGGATTGCCTAAAAATACCCGGGTTGAGATGATTGACCGCATATACCGCGGGATGAATTCCTTGGCCGGTAAATACAAGATAAATATCGTGGGCGGGGATATGAGTTCCAGCGATAAGCTTACTATTGATGTTACCATGATAGGGGAAGTGGATAAGAAAAAGCTGGTCTTGCGCAGCGGGGCGAAAACAGGCGATATAATATTCGTTACCGGCAGGTTCGGCGGTTCAATAAAAGGCAAACACCTGAAATTCACCCCCTGTTTGGAAGAGGCCAGGTTCCTGACGCGCAATTTCCGGGTGAATTCCATGATCGACGCCTCCGACGGGTTATGCCAGGACCTGGGGCATATACTCAAAGAAAGCGCAGCGGGCGCGGTGCTCTACGAGGATTTGATTCCTTTAAGCAAAGAGGCATCGGGGATCCGGGACGGCCTTTCATCAGGGGAAGATTTTGAATTGATCTTTACCTTAGGGATAAAAGAGGGCCGCAGGCTTATAGCTTCTAAAAAAATGTTTTATCCTATCGGCCATATAGTAAACCGCGAATACGGCTTGCAGTTCGTGGATAAACACGGCAGGCAGAAAAAGATCGATCCGGCCGGCTTCAGGCATTACTAA